From the genome of Ignavibacteriales bacterium, one region includes:
- a CDS encoding HDOD domain-containing protein: MVDVKHPELKENIRKKLLNIGTLPSIPHIITEVSQMLDSDRTSATDLCKIISQDQGIVTKILAVANSPLYGLPRRVSTIEFAVIIIGFEHIRNILVALSLVEAFKAKNTPDWNQNAYWIHSLLTATAAKRIADDLHYPKSGEVFTAGLLHDLGLVVLQRYLNSEFKNILSMIETDQVNHFTAEEKTLGFTHQDIGVFLLERWNFPPYISEAILYHHKPSLTEKGRVLASLIHLADYMTQRLSIGAFDWDNNFELDENIIDILGFGSFQYLEEFILGYEPLFKSHLESINL; encoded by the coding sequence ATGGTTGATGTTAAGCATCCTGAATTAAAAGAAAACATTAGAAAGAAGCTTCTGAATATTGGCACACTTCCGTCTATACCTCACATTATAACGGAAGTTTCTCAGATGCTGGACAGCGATAGAACAAGCGCAACTGATCTTTGCAAAATCATTTCTCAAGATCAAGGTATTGTCACAAAAATACTTGCAGTTGCAAATTCTCCATTGTATGGATTGCCAAGACGAGTTTCTACAATCGAGTTTGCAGTGATCATTATCGGTTTTGAACATATCAGAAATATTTTAGTTGCACTATCTCTTGTTGAAGCTTTTAAAGCCAAAAATACTCCGGATTGGAATCAGAATGCTTACTGGATCCACTCGTTGTTGACCGCAACAGCAGCAAAAAGAATTGCTGATGATCTTCACTACCCAAAATCCGGTGAAGTTTTTACTGCAGGCCTTCTTCACGATTTGGGTCTTGTAGTTCTTCAACGTTATTTGAATTCCGAATTCAAAAATATTTTAAGTATGATCGAGACAGATCAGGTCAATCACTTTACGGCAGAAGAAAAAACTCTTGGTTTTACACATCAGGATATAGGCGTGTTCTTACTTGAGAGATGGAATTTCCCTCCATACATAAGCGAAGCTATACTCTATCATCATAAACCGTCACTAACGGAAAAAGGAAGAGTTCTGGCTTCACTTATTCATCTTGCAGATTATATGACCCAGCGTTTATCAATAGGGGCTTTCGATTGGGATAATAATTTCGAACTCGATGAAAACATAATAGACATCCTCGGTTTTGGGAGTTTTCAATATTTAGAAGAATTTATTTTAGGCTACGAACCTTTATTTAAAAGTCATCTTGAATCAATAAATCTATAG
- a CDS encoding HDOD domain-containing protein: METITTDYSQKRERTELILKKVNTLAPIPKLLTEVLELLNDQYTSPHILSKAISKDQSVVLKLLTIANSPFYGLTKRVSSIEFAIMILGYDEIRNIVSALSLMESMRNKSDQYLDQKNFWMHSYITATISKKIAMDFGLEKSGEAFLAGLLHDLGISVVHRFMHSDFVSICDLVNNGTTYLDAERQVLGIDHQLVGEMLLKNWNIPELICNIVKNHHSPNLSQEAPVLSSVVHLADYMTQKLQMGELNWDGNIELNEHIFNNLHFKDLTDLGKFIENYREPLVGQLESLRYLI, encoded by the coding sequence ATGGAAACAATAACAACTGATTATTCGCAGAAGCGCGAGCGAACAGAATTGATCTTGAAAAAAGTTAATACATTAGCTCCCATTCCGAAGCTGTTAACTGAAGTGTTGGAACTGTTGAACGATCAATATACAAGTCCGCACATTTTATCAAAAGCAATATCCAAAGATCAAAGCGTAGTACTAAAACTTCTTACAATTGCCAACTCTCCATTTTACGGATTAACGAAAAGAGTATCTTCGATTGAGTTTGCAATAATGATTTTAGGTTACGATGAAATCAGAAATATTGTTTCTGCACTTTCGCTGATGGAATCGATGAGGAACAAAAGCGATCAATATCTTGATCAGAAAAATTTCTGGATGCACTCATACATTACAGCTACAATCTCCAAAAAAATTGCAATGGATTTTGGGTTGGAAAAAAGCGGTGAAGCATTTCTTGCAGGACTTTTACATGATCTCGGAATTTCAGTTGTCCATCGTTTCATGCATTCTGACTTTGTTAGTATTTGCGATCTTGTTAACAATGGTACCACATATCTTGATGCAGAAAGACAAGTTTTAGGAATAGACCATCAGTTGGTAGGAGAAATGCTTCTAAAGAATTGGAACATTCCTGAATTGATTTGCAATATTGTCAAGAATCATCACTCGCCGAATTTGTCTCAAGAAGCGCCGGTATTAAGTTCTGTAGTTCATCTGGCAGACTATATGACCCAGAAATTGCAGATGGGAGAATTGAATTGGGACGGCAACATTGAATTGAACGAGCACATTTTTAATAATCTGCATTTCAAAGATTTGACGGATCTTGGAAAATTTATAGAAAATTACCGTGAGCCATTAGTTGGTCAACTTGAATCATTGAGGTATTTAATTTGA
- a CDS encoding flagellar hook basal-body protein, which translates to MIKGIYTAARSLEYKVKNIDVIANNLANLSTTGYKREIPFSEVINQMGDVQIKKLSSQRQGDVLLTANPLDMAISGKGFFAVKNDEGNIELTRNGRFKISDEGFLVDSSNQKVLGKNGPISMEDTMQNKDSVILVTKAGEIKVGDKTIDTLLIMNVDDSTQLARSDDSNFATDGQQCFAAPETDYGISQGYLEGANTNAIEEMEAMIQLNKEYESAQKIIASLDKSLAQANEIGKV; encoded by the coding sequence ATGATAAAAGGAATCTATACCGCCGCTCGAAGTCTTGAATACAAAGTTAAAAATATTGACGTGATAGCAAACAATCTTGCAAACTTGAGTACAACCGGATATAAAAGAGAAATTCCTTTTTCAGAAGTAATAAACCAGATGGGTGATGTTCAGATTAAAAAACTTTCCAGCCAACGGCAGGGAGATGTTCTTCTAACCGCTAATCCATTGGATATGGCTATTTCCGGTAAAGGGTTTTTTGCAGTCAAAAATGACGAAGGTAATATAGAACTTACCCGCAACGGGAGATTTAAAATTTCAGATGAAGGATTCTTGGTTGATAGCAGCAATCAAAAAGTTTTAGGAAAGAACGGTCCGATCTCTATGGAAGATACGATGCAGAATAAGGATTCGGTAATACTTGTTACAAAAGCCGGAGAAATTAAGGTTGGCGATAAAACAATTGATACTTTGTTAATTATGAATGTTGATGATTCAACTCAATTGGCCAGATCTGACGATTCTAACTTTGCAACTGATGGACAGCAATGCTTTGCAGCTCCCGAAACCGACTACGGTATTTCTCAAGGATATCTTGAAGGAGCTAACACAAATGCTATTGAAGAAATGGAAGCAATGATTCAGCTTAATAAAGAATATGAATCAGCACAAAAAATTATTGCCTCGCTAGATAAATCGCTCGCTCAGGCAAATGAAATTGGAAAAGTATAA
- the flgG gene encoding flagellar basal-body rod protein FlgG produces the protein MSERALRTAATGMYAQQINIEVISNNIANINTTGFKKNKAEFQDLMYQEVSINPLTSSTPGLEDTSTSKIQVGNGVKPASSQKIFKQGDVTPTNNQFDLAIQGEGFFQVQKSDGTFAYTRDGSFKVNAEGKIVTTSGYTLEPGFTLTSDIASVAIGKDGTVEAHLVDGSAATLGNIELARFMNNGGLNSLGDNLYAETPASGQPVLGTPGNAGFGEINQGFLEASNVDIVEEMISMIAAQRAYEINSKTVKTVEDMMTMANNLKNG, from the coding sequence ATGTCAGAACGTGCATTAAGAACTGCGGCTACCGGTATGTATGCTCAGCAAATTAATATTGAAGTTATCTCTAACAATATTGCCAACATTAACACCACCGGATTTAAAAAGAATAAAGCTGAATTTCAAGACTTGATGTACCAGGAGGTCAGTATTAATCCTCTTACTTCATCTACTCCAGGGTTGGAAGACACAAGTACTTCTAAGATTCAAGTTGGTAATGGTGTTAAGCCGGCATCTTCTCAAAAAATATTCAAGCAAGGCGATGTTACACCTACTAACAATCAATTTGATCTCGCAATTCAAGGTGAAGGATTTTTTCAGGTACAAAAGAGCGATGGAACATTTGCTTATACACGCGATGGTTCGTTTAAAGTAAATGCGGAAGGAAAAATTGTTACTACAAGCGGATATACTCTGGAGCCAGGATTCACTTTGACTTCGGACATTGCGAGTGTTGCAATTGGAAAAGATGGAACCGTAGAAGCTCATTTGGTCGACGGCAGCGCAGCAACACTTGGTAATATTGAACTTGCGCGCTTCATGAACAACGGTGGTCTTAATTCACTTGGCGATAATCTTTATGCGGAAACTCCGGCATCCGGACAACCGGTTCTTGGAACTCCCGGAAATGCAGGCTTTGGCGAAATTAATCAAGGTTTTCTTGAAGCATCCAACGTTGATATCGTTGAAGAGATGATTTCGATGATTGCCGCACAACGCGCATACGAAATTAATTCTAAAACAGTTAAAACTGTGGAAGATATGATGACCATGGCAAACAATCTTAAGAACGGATAA
- the flgA gene encoding flagellar basal body P-ring formation chaperone FlgA has product MFGLISILIGLVFGQGQNFNVQLKKYLDEKLNSYAKYEYQIIQAPKNYSRIEISEDRKSRLNKNYFYLPVKIYDNKNIASLSLLTIRVKLYKNVFSAAKEIRRNENLLPNMFELKLADVSLYGDNIINVTENLANYRSKVLVKSGSILSGEMIEPIPVINRGDKIFLHTGGLGVDVSIDVTARQDGCAGDVISVLSNGNKLYKGKIVDKSNLTLVE; this is encoded by the coding sequence ATGTTCGGATTAATCTCAATACTGATAGGTTTAGTTTTTGGGCAAGGGCAGAATTTTAACGTCCAGCTTAAAAAATATTTAGATGAAAAATTGAATTCGTATGCAAAGTATGAATATCAAATTATTCAAGCGCCTAAAAATTACTCCCGCATTGAAATTAGCGAAGATAGAAAATCGCGTTTGAACAAGAACTATTTCTATTTACCTGTAAAAATTTATGATAACAAAAATATTGCAAGTCTATCGCTTCTAACTATACGTGTAAAACTTTATAAAAATGTTTTTTCGGCGGCAAAGGAAATCCGGAGAAATGAAAATCTTTTGCCGAATATGTTCGAATTAAAACTTGCTGATGTTTCCTTGTACGGTGATAATATAATTAATGTAACGGAAAATCTTGCCAATTATAGAAGCAAGGTTCTTGTAAAATCCGGATCGATCCTTTCCGGAGAAATGATTGAACCGATTCCTGTAATAAACCGAGGCGATAAAATATTTCTTCATACCGGCGGTCTTGGTGTTGATGTTTCTATAGATGTAACTGCACGTCAAGACGGATGTGCTGGAGATGTGATAAGTGTTTTATCAAACGGAAACAAATTATACAAAGGGAAAATAGTAGATAAAAGCAATTTAACTCTGGTAGAATAA
- a CDS encoding flagellar basal body L-ring protein FlgH — protein sequence MKRLITILLLTVLTVTIKAQDMRQNAYSSLFSDQKACRQGDAITIIVLESTQASNNSATNAGRKSDVGFGLSGGLDKTALPNVDLKVAANNDFSGEGSTQTRGNISTKISATVDTVLANGNLVIHGSKKITINGEEQTIIIKGTVRPSDISPGNAVLSYNISNAELSFEGNGIINNAQKPGLLTKIFHWLF from the coding sequence ATGAAACGACTAATAACAATTTTATTACTTACTGTTCTCACAGTAACAATTAAAGCTCAGGATATGCGCCAAAATGCTTACTCGTCCCTTTTCTCTGATCAGAAGGCATGCAGGCAAGGAGATGCAATAACAATAATTGTATTAGAATCTACACAAGCTTCTAATAATTCCGCAACGAACGCTGGCAGAAAGAGTGATGTTGGATTCGGTCTTTCGGGTGGTCTTGATAAAACCGCTTTACCGAATGTTGATTTAAAAGTGGCAGCTAATAATGATTTCAGCGGTGAAGGATCAACTCAAACAAGAGGTAATATAAGTACAAAGATAAGCGCAACAGTAGACACGGTACTTGCCAACGGCAATCTAGTAATTCACGGCAGTAAAAAAATTACAATTAACGGTGAAGAGCAGACAATTATTATTAAAGGAACTGTGCGCCCATCCGATATTTCTCCGGGCAACGCAGTTCTTTCATACAACATTTCCAATGCAGAATTATCATTTGAAGGGAACGGCATAATTAATAATGCACAAAAACCGGGTTTATTAACAAAAATATTCCATTGGTTGTTTTAG
- a CDS encoding flagellar basal body P-ring protein FlgI yields MKAKLFLFFIILLFMGNSIFSQRIKDVAYMSGKNSEQIIGYGLVVGLAGTGDSYRSSFTIQSVTSMLKRFGITVPQTDLKTKNVAAVIVTATLSSNLRAGAEFDVTVSSMGDATSLQGGTLLMTPLSSISGKVFGFSQGAISVGGYDINTSTGNRVSKNHTLAGRVPRGGTLKESMEVAEQSTGEISVFLKDPDITTSENISIAVNKKFGSDIAKAVDAAEVKIAIPQDRQTNLVGFLSELENIPVQVDEIAKVVLNERTGTVVSGQNVKIQPVTITHGSLNITIRNYPIVSQPGAFSQGKTAIVNNLIPYATQDSTNTVAIQGASNVQEVAAALNSLKVSPRDIISIFQALKEAGALMAELIIM; encoded by the coding sequence ATGAAAGCAAAACTTTTTTTATTCTTTATAATTCTTTTATTCATGGGGAATTCAATTTTTTCTCAGAGAATTAAAGATGTTGCATACATGTCCGGAAAAAATTCCGAACAAATAATTGGTTACGGATTAGTGGTAGGATTGGCAGGAACCGGAGATAGTTACCGTTCATCTTTCACAATACAATCTGTAACAAGTATGCTTAAAAGATTCGGGATAACCGTTCCTCAGACGGATCTTAAAACAAAAAATGTTGCCGCCGTAATTGTAACTGCAACGTTAAGTTCAAATTTACGAGCGGGCGCAGAGTTCGATGTAACCGTTTCTTCGATGGGAGATGCAACAAGTCTTCAAGGCGGAACTCTTCTGATGACACCGCTATCAAGTATAAGCGGTAAAGTATTTGGTTTTTCTCAAGGCGCAATATCTGTCGGAGGATACGATATAAATACTTCAACCGGGAATAGAGTTTCAAAAAATCATACTTTAGCCGGAAGAGTACCGCGCGGCGGCACACTAAAAGAATCAATGGAAGTTGCAGAGCAGTCCACTGGTGAAATTTCTGTCTTCTTGAAAGATCCGGATATTACTACATCGGAGAATATTTCAATAGCCGTAAATAAAAAGTTTGGAAGTGATATTGCCAAAGCTGTTGACGCCGCCGAAGTTAAAATTGCTATACCGCAAGACCGCCAAACAAATCTTGTTGGATTTCTTTCCGAGCTGGAAAACATCCCGGTTCAAGTTGATGAGATTGCAAAAGTTGTATTAAATGAAAGAACCGGTACTGTTGTTTCCGGTCAGAATGTAAAAATTCAGCCGGTCACAATTACTCACGGAAGTCTGAATATTACAATTCGTAATTATCCTATTGTCTCTCAACCGGGTGCGTTCTCTCAAGGAAAGACAGCCATTGTAAACAATTTGATTCCGTATGCTACTCAAGATTCAACAAACACCGTTGCCATACAAGGTGCAAGCAATGTTCAGGAAGTAGCGGCTGCACTAAATTCTCTAAAAGTTTCTCCGCGCGATATAATCTCAATTTTCCAAGCGCTTAAAGAAGCAGGCGCCCTTATGGCAGAATTAATTATAATGTAA
- a CDS encoding transglycosylase SLT domain-containing protein: protein MKELTLKIDNPQRQISQPMKVNSRYDEKGKAKVASATKQFESMLTQMMLKSMNKTTGGMLGEEGYGNDMFDTVFEQEIATYMGKTKSLGLAEMLYKKITGEEMKPELRTKISNKVEPIKVNNINTKIDSTNVHLSNEPSIKIDSTNVHPSNESLNRIQKLDQHIDEAAKSYGVDRNIIKSIIMTESAGNQKAVSSAKAKGLMQLMDSTAVDMGVQNVFNARENILGGTKYFAKMLRQYSGDVKLALAAYNAGPKNVERYNGIPPFEETKNYINKVLSYFNHFSESKL, encoded by the coding sequence ATGAAAGAACTAACGCTCAAAATAGATAATCCGCAAAGGCAAATTTCACAACCGATGAAAGTGAATTCCCGTTATGATGAAAAGGGAAAAGCAAAGGTTGCCTCTGCAACAAAGCAATTTGAAAGTATGCTTACTCAAATGATGCTTAAGAGCATGAACAAGACTACAGGCGGAATGCTTGGCGAAGAAGGTTACGGCAACGATATGTTCGATACTGTTTTTGAACAAGAAATTGCCACTTATATGGGTAAAACAAAAAGTCTTGGACTTGCCGAGATGCTCTACAAAAAAATTACGGGTGAAGAGATGAAGCCCGAGTTGCGTACAAAGATCAGTAATAAAGTTGAACCAATAAAAGTAAATAATATTAATACAAAAATTGATTCGACAAATGTTCATCTAAGTAATGAACCATCAATAAAAATTGATTCAACGAATGTACACCCAAGTAATGAATCATTGAATAGAATCCAAAAGTTGGACCAGCATATTGACGAAGCAGCCAAATCCTATGGTGTAGATAGAAATATTATAAAATCCATCATAATGACAGAAAGCGCGGGGAATCAAAAAGCGGTTTCCAGCGCTAAAGCGAAAGGATTAATGCAGTTAATGGATTCAACAGCGGTAGATATGGGGGTTCAGAATGTGTTTAATGCTAGAGAAAATATTCTTGGAGGCACTAAATATTTTGCCAAAATGCTTCGACAATATAGTGGTGATGTGAAGCTTGCACTTGCGGCATATAATGCCGGGCCGAAAAATGTGGAAAGATACAATGGTATTCCTCCTTTTGAAGAGACAAAAAATTACATAAATAAAGTGTTAAGCTATTTCAATCATTTTAGTGAGAGTAAATTATGA
- the flgN gene encoding flagellar export chaperone FlgN, giving the protein MNAQLLVNSLRQQDNNLDNLIEVLEEEKFAIVQNDYNALEQVILKEQKVLKTVEREESNRIKIIKEIASLYSLELSSPSVENLLEHGKSYLENEMKDLTKLRETINLKLDKIAQANLHLKTVIEFSRNMIKETVLMLVGPNKHKLVNKRV; this is encoded by the coding sequence ATGAACGCACAGCTTTTAGTTAATTCTTTGAGGCAGCAGGATAATAATCTTGACAATTTGATCGAAGTACTTGAAGAAGAAAAATTCGCAATTGTTCAAAACGATTATAACGCTCTTGAGCAAGTTATTCTTAAAGAACAAAAAGTACTGAAAACGGTTGAACGGGAAGAATCCAACCGTATTAAGATTATTAAAGAAATTGCCAGTCTATACTCGCTGGAACTTTCATCACCTTCTGTTGAAAATCTTCTTGAACATGGAAAAAGTTATTTAGAAAATGAAATGAAAGACCTGACAAAATTGCGCGAGACTATTAATCTTAAACTTGACAAAATAGCCCAGGCTAATTTACACTTGAAAACTGTGATCGAATTCTCACGCAATATGATTAAAGAAACTGTTCTGATGCTTGTGGGACCAAACAAGCACAAACTAGTTAACAAGAGAGTATAA
- the flgK gene encoding flagellar hook-associated protein FlgK — protein sequence MSIGNVFDVAVRAMSTYQQAIDVTANNISNASNPDYARQRIQFATVTAENGRGAGVTVADVQRIKDDLLGVQIRNYQSKSSDANKRSQVLSQIESIISEPSDNGLSNYMTQFFNSWDQLASQPNSTPRRLDVIQNAQTVSDRFSQILNGMNDIQTSLQTEALNDVATINTYLKDINGLNQRISESEMRGIKANELKDQREALIGNLSKMVNITVQKNPNGSVNVNVGGLYGADLNTYNQFEMKIVNGQMRLVSQNDSSAIAMLNSGELFAVSDLYSNKIAKYKSSIENLETVFVNKINQLHMSGNTLAQGANSKTGIPFFGELDVNGNVINSISNGQLQINPAILDNPANIAASNAVNNDGNGNNAIQIAKLLDSKLLELNGQSLLDNYSTTLNSIGLDKVSNDNTIQSSEAILLQLGNQDSSTSGVSLDEEMANVLKFQRSYDAASKMVKIADEMIQTILQMV from the coding sequence ATGAGTATAGGTAATGTATTTGATGTAGCCGTACGGGCAATGTCTACATATCAGCAGGCAATAGATGTTACTGCAAACAATATTTCTAATGCAAGTAACCCCGATTATGCGCGTCAAAGAATTCAGTTTGCAACTGTAACTGCTGAAAATGGACGCGGAGCCGGTGTAACCGTTGCCGATGTTCAGCGGATTAAAGATGATCTGCTGGGAGTTCAAATTAGAAATTATCAATCAAAGTCATCCGATGCCAATAAACGCTCACAAGTACTTAGTCAGATTGAAAGCATAATTTCGGAGCCTTCAGATAATGGACTTTCAAATTATATGACTCAGTTTTTTAATTCGTGGGATCAACTAGCATCGCAGCCGAACTCAACTCCTCGAAGACTGGATGTAATTCAGAATGCTCAAACTGTTAGCGACCGCTTCTCACAAATTTTAAACGGGATGAATGATATTCAAACCAGTTTGCAAACAGAAGCTCTAAATGATGTTGCTACGATTAACACATATTTAAAAGATATTAACGGTCTAAATCAAAGAATTTCCGAATCGGAAATGCGCGGCATTAAAGCCAATGAATTAAAAGATCAAAGAGAGGCATTGATTGGTAATTTGAGTAAGATGGTTAATATAACCGTTCAAAAAAATCCGAATGGTTCGGTAAATGTAAATGTCGGCGGTTTATATGGTGCCGACCTTAATACATATAATCAATTTGAAATGAAGATTGTTAATGGTCAAATGCGGCTGGTTTCACAAAACGATTCTTCTGCTATAGCAATGCTAAACAGCGGTGAATTATTTGCAGTTTCTGACCTTTATTCAAACAAGATTGCTAAATACAAATCCAGTATTGAAAACCTTGAAACCGTTTTTGTGAATAAAATTAATCAACTGCATATGAGCGGGAATACCCTGGCGCAGGGTGCTAACTCAAAAACCGGAATTCCATTTTTTGGAGAACTTGACGTTAATGGAAATGTGATTAATTCTATTTCGAATGGTCAGCTGCAAATCAATCCAGCGATTTTAGATAACCCGGCTAATATTGCCGCTTCCAATGCAGTTAATAATGATGGAAACGGTAATAATGCTATTCAAATTGCCAAACTGCTTGATTCAAAACTATTGGAGTTAAACGGCCAGAGTTTATTGGATAATTATTCAACTACACTAAATAGCATTGGATTAGATAAAGTTTCTAACGATAATACAATACAATCAAGTGAGGCAATCCTTTTACAGTTAGGAAACCAGGATTCATCTACTTCCGGAGTTTCACTTGATGAAGAAATGGCAAACGTTCTCAAATTTCAACGTTCATACGATGCCGCCTCTAAAATGGTAAAAATAGCGGATGAAATGATTCAGACAATTTTACAAATGGTGTAA
- a CDS encoding flagellin, giving the protein MRVTESSINATYLYNQQQVLKRKTQIQIELATNSRIQTLSDDVTGSLESIKLNSQIKKTDTYVQNGVNAKQFMNSSLQSLDNMTVEIQKIMTTCVDADNPLNVQNYGTMVQSIKDSLTAIVQNMTAKHNGMPLFGGTNFQSDPVTIDVNGKAVISAEDFSGVMQAQISQDVKQTYNIPGSKLLGTGIFDSINNIIDSLTAGTAPTKAQQTDLENAYNAILNVQSLGGQSINRMDDLNQMLTTQTINLQEMLSNKQGVDVAALTVELQNKDYLLQITNKLLANNYPKSLFDYL; this is encoded by the coding sequence ATGAGAGTAACAGAAAGTTCAATAAACGCAACGTACTTGTATAATCAGCAGCAAGTTCTCAAGCGTAAAACACAAATTCAGATTGAACTTGCAACCAATAGCAGGATTCAAACACTATCGGACGATGTTACCGGTTCACTTGAGAGCATAAAACTAAACTCTCAAATAAAAAAGACCGATACATATGTGCAGAATGGAGTAAATGCAAAACAGTTTATGAATTCTTCTCTTCAATCGCTTGATAACATGACTGTGGAAATTCAAAAAATAATGACCACTTGCGTAGATGCCGATAATCCGCTTAATGTTCAAAATTATGGAACAATGGTACAATCAATTAAAGATTCGTTAACCGCGATTGTACAAAATATGACAGCAAAGCATAATGGTATGCCTCTTTTTGGAGGAACTAATTTTCAGTCGGATCCTGTTACGATTGACGTAAATGGGAAAGCCGTCATTTCGGCCGAAGATTTTTCGGGAGTGATGCAAGCTCAAATTTCTCAAGACGTAAAACAGACATACAATATACCCGGCTCTAAATTATTAGGAACGGGCATATTTGATTCAATTAATAATATCATAGATTCTTTAACTGCTGGGACTGCACCTACCAAAGCTCAGCAAACAGATTTAGAAAACGCATATAATGCGATTCTAAATGTACAATCTCTTGGCGGTCAATCTATTAATAGAATGGATGATTTGAACCAGATGTTGACAACCCAAACAATAAATTTGCAGGAGATGCTTAGCAACAAACAGGGAGTAGATGTAGCAGCCCTTACAGTTGAATTACAAAACAAAGATTACTTATTACAGATCACTAATAAACTTTTAGCGAACAATTATCCTAAATCTCTTTTTGATTATCTATGA
- a CDS encoding MotA/TolQ/ExbB proton channel family protein yields the protein MIKKTGTLIGLLLGLFSIFGAFFLEGGSFKALFLFSSLVIVFGGTFSAIIIGFGLDKFKNIVTLIRLAYFPREYDVSRVIDTFVELSIKARKEGLLSIEKDLNKFGYVFPKKMTKFVLDGTDAESLQNLAQLELKTMQERHYSNIFIFTKMGGYAPTMGIIGTVMGLIMTLANAGADPNSLIKNIATAFIATLWGVFSANILWLPVGDRLKRCHSEEKNMMEISLEGVLTLQSGEIPSIMKARLIGMLPQREQLSKMSS from the coding sequence ATGATAAAGAAAACAGGAACATTGATTGGACTTCTTCTTGGTTTATTTTCCATTTTCGGAGCGTTTTTTTTAGAAGGCGGTTCCTTTAAAGCGCTGTTTTTATTTTCGTCTTTAGTAATTGTTTTTGGCGGAACATTTTCTGCAATCATTATTGGTTTTGGACTAGACAAATTCAAAAATATAGTTACGCTTATTCGACTAGCTTACTTTCCCAGAGAGTATGATGTGAGCCGGGTGATTGACACATTTGTAGAACTCTCTATTAAAGCACGAAAAGAAGGATTGCTTTCAATCGAAAAAGATTTGAACAAATTTGGTTATGTCTTTCCTAAAAAGATGACAAAGTTTGTTCTTGATGGCACTGATGCCGAATCGCTACAGAATCTTGCACAGCTTGAATTAAAAACAATGCAGGAAAGGCATTATTCAAATATTTTCATATTTACAAAAATGGGAGGATATGCACCCACAATGGGTATTATAGGAACTGTAATGGGTTTGATAATGACCCTTGCTAATGCCGGCGCAGATCCTAATTCATTAATTAAAAATATTGCAACCGCATTTATTGCAACGCTGTGGGGTGTATTCAGCGCAAACATTTTATGGCTTCCAGTAGGAGATAGATTAAAGAGATGTCATTCAGAGGAGAAAAATATGATGGAGATTTCTTTGGAGGGAGTGCTAACACTTCAGAGCGGAGAAATTCCTTCGATAATGAAGGCAAGACTAATAGGAATGCTTCCGCAAAGAGAACAATTAAGCAAAATGAGTTCTTAG